GCAGCAGCACCTCGGGCACGAATTCGAGCGCCTCCAGCTGGCGGCCAAGATCGCTCGCCAGTGCGCCGATATAGGCAGGATCGTCATGATAGGGCGGCAGGGTGCGCAGCGCCGGTTGCCAGCGCTGGGCGCGCAGCCAGTCGCCCGCCTTGTCCACCACGGTGGCCGTCGTGGCAGCGCAGTATTGCGGATACATCGGAGCCAGCAAGATACGCTCGCACCCGGCGGCAAACAGCGCGGCAAGCCCGTCCGGGATGGACGGCGTGCCATAGCGCATGGCCCAGTCGACCATCACCGCGTCCCCCATCATCACCTGCAATTTCGCCGCCTGCTGCGCGGTAATGGCCGCCAGCGGAGAGCCATCGTCGGTCCACACCTGCTGGTAGGCGTGCGCGCTCTTTTTCGGCCGGGTGTTGAGAATGATGCCGCGCAGGATCGGCTGCCAGGCGATCTGCGGGATTTCCACCACGCGCCGGTCCGACAGGAATTCGCCCAGATAGCGCCGCACCGCGCCGGTCGTGGGCGCATCGGGCGTGCCGAGGTTGACCAGCAGCACGCCGATGCGGCCCGTCTGCACCGGCGGATGGTCGGGGGGGAGGTGAGCGTTCATGGCAGGGGTCCGTTTCGGGAAAGGGCCGACAGCAGCGGCAGGCGGCGCAGGCGCAGGCCGGTGGCGGCGAACAAGGCATTGGCAATGGCCGGGGCGACGGCGGGCACGCCGATCTCGCCGGGGTCGAAGGGTTCCGCCGTGCTTGGCAGCAGGGTCACATGGATTTCCGGGCACTCGGCAAGGCTGGGCAGGGCGAGCGAGGACAGGCGCTGGTTGGTCGGCAGGCCGTCGGCATAGTCGATATTGCAGCCCAGCGCCATGGCGAGGCCGAAGACCAGCCCGCCTTCGATCTGTTGCAAGGCGATGTCGCGATTGACGATCCGCCCGATGTCGACCGCGGCGAACAGCTTGCGCACCCGCAGGCCGCCCTCGCCCGCGGCGGCCTCTGCGATGACGGCAATCCTGCCGCTCGCCCCGAACAGGTCCATCCGGTGGCAGGCGAGCCCCTGACCGCTGCCGGCACGGCCGCCGTCCCATGCCCCAAGCTGCGCTGCGGCCTGCAGCACCGCCACCATCGGCGCATCCTGC
This is a stretch of genomic DNA from Aurantiacibacter arachoides. It encodes these proteins:
- the hemH gene encoding ferrochelatase; translation: MNAHLPPDHPPVQTGRIGVLLVNLGTPDAPTTGAVRRYLGEFLSDRRVVEIPQIAWQPILRGIILNTRPKKSAHAYQQVWTDDGSPLAAITAQQAAKLQVMMGDAVMVDWAMRYGTPSIPDGLAALFAAGCERILLAPMYPQYCAATTATVVDKAGDWLRAQRWQPALRTLPPYHDDPAYIGALASDLGRQLEALEFVPEVLLLSFHGMPKRTLELGDPYHCHCRKTARLLEDAMARPDVRFITTFQSRFGPAKWLEPATDTVLEAEAKAGTKRLAIAAPGFSADCLETLEELAIRGREQFTDAGGEHFHALDCLNAGAAGMAMLEALVRRELGGWI